Proteins encoded together in one Coffea arabica cultivar ET-39 chromosome 2c, Coffea Arabica ET-39 HiFi, whole genome shotgun sequence window:
- the LOC140035775 gene encoding zinc finger BED domain-containing protein RICESLEEPER 2-like, which produces MQSDTGPSTGGSRLAAVPQGLGGWSPPEIPSIPQLSNAGSSSPILLDSPIFVSNNTTPNPEIHVTDQGTEKTPVENEGIQVNAMEKNVTEGEQDKGDDEFHIPKRSKTSQVWDDFEEIEENGTFYATCVHCRKKLSRGKSKQTSSMLRHRISCSTRKVHLRMVAQQTKLNFQPADEIFSTLPALHTGKFDMEAMREAAAHWVLMHEHPFTILEEEGFNIIMRRGMPEWQKISRGTAKNDCVTVYEVEKKKLKNKLKHVQKVSITTDLWKSKNQKIEYMVITGHWIDSNWKLQKRILNFVHIPPPRRGVEIAAAIFKCVKEWEIDHKIHTISVDNVSNNDVAIRLLKDDFSRSKKLLCGGKLFHVRCCAHILNLVVQDGLSKMVDITNNIRESVEFVNRSEGRALLFAEIAQQLRIPGKKLLYDCRTRWNATFEMLNCAIKFRDVFRRFQDRDPLYDFCPSPDDWDKVEKVCSILEKFWTATHIMFGTDYPTSNLFLQEVAKIKKVLDAQVNNEDDFIRAMVTKMKSKFDKYWTVIC; this is translated from the exons atgCAAAGTGACACTGGCCCTTCTACTGGTGGTTCAAGATTAGCTGCTGTACCTCAGGGACTAG GTGGATGGAGTCCACCTGAGATTCCTTCTATCCCTCAGCTATCAAATGCTGGTTCATCCTCTCCAATATTGCTCGATAGTCCTATTTTTGTTAGCAACAACACaactccaaatccagaaatacATGTGACTGATCAAGGAACTGAAAAAACTCCAGTTGAGAATGAAGGAATACAAGTGAATGCTATGGAGAAAAATGTAACAGAAGGAGAGCAAGATAAAGGTGATGATGaatttcatattccaaaaagaAGTAAAACATCACAAGTTTGGGATgactttgaagaaattgaagaaaatggcACTTTCTATGCCACGTGCGTCCATTGTAGGAAAAAACTTTCAAGGGGCAAATCTAAGCAAACTTCAAGCATGTTAAGGCATAGGATTTCATGTTCAACTAGAAAAGTGCATCTTAGAATGGTAGCACAACAaacaaaactaaattttcaGCCAGCTGATGAGATATTTTCGACTTTACCGGCATTACATACTGGTAAGTTTGATATGGAGGCAATGAGAGAGGCTGCTGCACATTGGGTGTTAATGCATGAGCATCCATTCACTATCTTGGAGGAAGAAGGTTTTAACATCATCATGAGACGGGGAATGCCAGAGTGGCAAAAGATCTCCCGAGGAACAGCAAAAAATGATTGCGTGACAGTCTATGAAGTTGAAAAGAAGAAGTTGAAGAACAAGTTGAAGCATGTGCAAAAAGTGAGCATCACAACCGACCTTTGGAAAtctaaaaatcagaaaatagagTATATGGTCATCACTGGACATTGGATTGACTCAAATTGGAAGCTTCAGAAGAGAATTCTCAATTTTGTTCACATACCACCACCTCGACGTGGGGTGGAGATTGCTGCTGCAATTTTTAAGTGCGTGAAGGAATGGGAAATTGATCACAAGATACATACTATATCAGTCGATAATGTCTCCAATAACGATGTTGCTATCCGACTTTTGAAGGATGACTTCTCTAGATCAAAAAAGCTGCTATGTGGAGGCAAACTTTTTCATGTTCGATGTTGTGCACACATCTTGAACCTTGTGGTTCAAGATGGCCTTTCCAAGATGGTGGACATCACCAACAATATTAGGGAAAGTGTGGAATTTGTCAATCGCTCCGAGGGAAGAGCTTTGCTGTTTGCTGAAATTGCCCAACAGCTCCGAATACCTGGAAAAAAATTGCTTTATGATTGTCGGACTAGATGGAATGCCACATTCGAGATGCTGAATTGTGCCATCAAATTTAGAGATGTTTTTCGCCGCTTTCAAGATAGAGATCCACTTTATGATTTTTGCCCATCTCCTGATGATTGGGATAAAGTAGAAAAGGTTTGCTCTATCTTGGAGAAATTTTGGACAGCCACACATATTATGTTTGGGACTGATTATCCTACAAGCAACTTGTTCCTTCAAGAGGTggcaaaaattaagaaagttttaGATGCTCAAGTCAACAATGAAGACGACTTCATCCGGGCCATGGTAACAAAGATGAAATCCAAGTTTGATAAATATTGGACTGTAATTTGCTAA